GGGCATCCGGGGGACCTCAGCGAGCCGGTTGACGTTGGAGCTGTGACCGCAGACGAGCTCAGACTGCGTTCCGGGTGGCCGGGGTCCCCCGGATCACTGCTCTGCAGCGACCGTGGGATGACGGTGATTATGATGAGGCGAGGGAGCCCGTACACGAGCGACATGTCCCTGCACGAGGAATAGGCAACGTATGCGTGACACAACTGAGACCGAAGCGCTGGCAACCTGCATCAACACCGTCCAGGCCATCGCCGATCCCGATGGTGTCCTCGTCCTGCCGGAGCACGGGACGTTGATCGTCTCGGACCTGCATTTCGAGAAAGGCTCGTCCTATGGCATGCGCGGCCAGATGCTGCCGCCCTATGACACCCGCACCACGCTGCGCCGTCTCGCCGCTGCCATCCGCCGCCACTCGCCGGACACCGTCATCGCGTTGGGTGACAGCTTTCACGACACACTCGCCGACCGGCGCATGAATGGCGCCGATGCCGAGCAATTGGCCGGTCTTGTCGCGGCCGTGTCGCGCTGGGTCTGGATCGAGGGCAATCATGATCCGGCCCCACCGCCGCAATTCGGCGGCGAGGTGCTGCACACGCTGGCACTGGGCGAACTCGTGCTGCGTCACGAGCCGACTGAAGGTGCGGCTGTCGGAGAGGTCGCCGGGCATCTGCACCCGTGCGCCAAGGTGCGCGGCAAGGGGCGTGCGGTGCGGGCGCGCTGCTTCGCCACCGACGGGGCCCGCCTGATCATGCCGGCTTTCGGCGCCTATACGGGCGGTCTCAACATTTGTGACCCGGCCTTTGAGCGCTGCTTCGGCCAGGTGCCCGACGCCCTGGTGATGGGGCGTTCCCGCGTCTATCCCGTCGGCGCCAGTTCCTGCGTGCCGGACCGGCGTTAGCGCGCATCTGAAGCCGTCGGCCGGGACGTCGGACGCCCGGTCAGACAGTCATCGGATAAAGCGCCAACATTGCCAGCGCGGCCGTGCAGGCCCCCAGGGTCAGGACGCTGCGCAGGCGGCCATACCAGGCTGGCAGAATGCCCCGCCGGGTCGATGCGATATCCCAGCGCCAGTGCATGAACAGGCTGGCAAACACCAGCGTGAAGGCGGTCAGCGGGGCGCCTGCCCAGTAGAGGAATGTCGCTGCGAGACCCGCAAGACTCGGGGTGATCGACAGGGTGAAGGTCAGGGCATTGCTGTCTTCGTCGGACAGGGCCCGTCCCCATCTGACGCCGCCCAGAAAGCCGAGGATGATGGCTGCATAAATGACGAACAGCCCGGCCTCGGCCGCCGCACTCCGGCCGGAGAAGGCCGCCTGGGCAGTCAGGGCGACCGGGAGCCAGAAGGGGATCCAGCCGGCGAGGCCAAGCAATAGCGGCGTTTTCGGAACGGGTTGGCTGTCGGTCATACGGCAGAGGTAGGCGGAGACGATGCGCGGGAAAGGGTCAGCGTCTGCTGAAGGCTAGATTGGCAGCATAGCCGGCAATCATCGCGATGAAGACGCAGAACAGGCCATAGAGCATCGGCCGCTCGTGGGCGGTTTCATAGACGAAGCGTTCAATGCCCGCCTTTTCGACACGCAGGCTGGTGGATCGGCTGGCGATCGCGCGCCCGTCACGGAACAGGTAGACCTCGGCGACGTAGTTGCCGACCGGGGTCAGGGGCGGCAAGGCAATGGTGGCGCGAAACAGGCCGCCATCGAGGATTTCCACACCACGCTGGGCCTCGGCATAAACATTGGCCCGCAAGCCGGATCGGGCAATGGCCGCCAGATAGGGGTCCGGCTGACCGGTTTCGCCGATCGTGGCGGCATCGCCGGCATTGCCGACCAGGGTCGCAGTCAGGCCGATACCGCTGCCCGCAAGTTGCTCCGGAGTAGCGATGTCCGACAGGGGCAGGGACGTCGCGATGGCATAATAACTGGGAATGTCCTCGAACTCGCGCGGGGCGGAATTGACCCAGATGCCGAAACTGCGGGCCTTCTGCATCACCCGCAACTCGCGACCGGGACCGCGCAGCACCACCACCACCTCGTCCTGGATCGTCATGCCGCGAGTGGCGCCGTAGAGCACCAGCTCCATTCCCGCGAAGTCCTCGCGGATCTCCACGGTCTCATGGGTCAGCGCGGCGACGATGCCGGGCGCTTCATTGGCGATCTGGGGCTGGACCTGCAGGGCCAGGCCGAGGATCAGGCCGGACAGCATCTAGTGACCCTCCCCACCGCGTGGCAGGACCACGAACAGGTCGGAGGGCTGGGCGACAAGGTCCCAGCCGAGTTTGAAGCAGACTGCGAGGACCATCATCGCCAGCAGGGCGCGCAATTCCTCGGCCTTCACATTGCGGCCGGCGCGGGCCCCGAGCTGGGCCCCGATCACGCCACCGATGATCAGCAGGACCGCGAGCACCACATCAACGGTCTGGTTCTGGGTCGCCTGGAGGAAGGTGGTCAGCGCCGTGACGAACAGGATCTGGAACAATGATGTTCCGACCACGACATTGGTCGGCATGCGCAGGATGTAGATCATCGCCGGGACCATGACGAAGCCGCCGCCAACACCCATGATCGCGGCCAGTGTCCCGACGAAAAAGCCGATCAGGACCGGCGGGATGACCGATATGTAAAGCCCCGATGCCGGGAAGCGCATCTTGAAGGGCAGCCGGTCGATCCAGCCGCGCTTGCGGTGGCCGGTGCGGGATCGGGCAGAGGCCGGATCATTGCGCTTGAGGATGGAGCGGGCGCTCTCGACGAACATCAGCCCGCCGACAATGCCCAGGAAGCTGACATAGCTGAGCGAGATGATGAGATCGATCTGGCCGAGGCTTCGCAGGAAGGCGAAGAGCTGGACACCGAATATCGATCCTGCAGACCCTCCTACGAGCAATAGCGAGCCCATCTTGATGTCGAGCGTCTTGCGCTTCCAGTGCGCCAAAGCGCCGGAGGCCGAGGAGGCGACAATCTGGTTGGCTTCGGTCGACACCGCGACGGCCGGCGGTACACCGATGAAGAACAGCAAGGGCGTCATCAGGAAGCCGCCACCGACACCGAACATGCCGGACAGGAAGCCGACACCGAGTCCCAATCCAAGCAATAGGAAGATGTTGACTGAAATTTCTGCGATCGGGAGGTAGATCTGCACCGCCGATCAACCCGCAGCGGCGCGCTCGAGCCGTTCAACAAGAACAGCATCGACACGTCCGGTGCGGGGCAGACCCTGGTCTGCCTCGAATTGCATGATGGCGTCGCGGGTGCGGCCACCGATTTCTCCGTCAATCGGACCCGGGCCATAGCCCAGTACAGATAGAAAACCCTGGGCCCGGCGAACTGTCGCCATGTCCGTGGTCGCAACACGCTCCCAGGGCAGGTCGGAATAGATACCGTTTGCTTCGGCGTCGATTGGACGCGGATTAAAGCCCGCAGCAGTCGATCGTGCCGCTTCAAGGGCAGCCGGCTCAATCATCTCGGCCAGCGTTGCGGCGCGTTCGCCGGCGGTCGGATCGCTGTCACTGGCGGCGATCGAGAACCAGGCAAAGGCATCAGGCAGGCTGAGCGGAACGCCGTCGCCGGTCTCGTAGAGCAGCGCCAGATTGAACTGGGAATCGCGCAGACCGAGCAGGGCAGCCTCCTGGAACCAACGCGCCGCAGTCTCCATGTTCTGGGCGGCGCCACTGCCATAATAGTACATCACACCGAGATTGTGCATGGCCCGGCGATGACCGGCATTGGCGGCGCGCTCGGTCCAGCGGCGGGCGTCTTCCAGATTGATTTCGACGCCTTCGCCCGTCTCCAGCAATTTGCCAAAGCGGTATTGTGCAGCGGGCACACCCTGTTCGGCAGCGCGCCGGAGCAGGATGGCTGCCGTGGCGGCGTCGCCGGCATCAAGGGCGCGCACGCCGAGCTGATAACGCGCCACAGGATTTCCTTCGGCGGCGGCGCTCTCCAGCGTCATGCGGGCAGGGCCGGTCGAGGGCGGCGCGGTGTCCGGCGCAGGAGTGCGGGGCGCGGCTTCAGGTGCGCGCGCTTGTGCTGCAGCTGGCTCGGTCTGAGGCGTTGCGGCTGCTGCCGGCAAGCTCATGCCACTGGCGTCGGCAACCTGGTTGGCCGGCGCGCGGCTTGTCTGTGCGGGTGGTGACGCGTCAGCCGTGCGGGTTTCAGCCGTAAGGGTTTCTGCCGGAGTGTCGGACGCGGCATCGACCGGGTCGCCAGCAGGCTGCGCGCTGGCGGCGCCCGCTGTTCCCGATCCGGACAGGTCGGCTTCAACCTGAGCGATGAAACTGCGTTCGGCAGCGGCTTCCGCAGCGACGCGCTCGCCATCGCCCTGCCAGGCTTCCCAGATCAACAGGGCGCCGGCACCGGACAACATGACCAGGGCGACGACCGGCAAGGCGTAAAGCAGGGTCCGGCCAAGGCCGGATTGCGGGGTGCGGTGCACGGCGCTCTCGGTGAACTGTCCGGGAATGCCGGCACGGGTGCGCTCGCGGGCCGCCGCGAGGAAATCGGCGTCGGCGGTCGCGCCCATGCGCTGGGGACGGTCCGCTTGGGCGGGAGGGTGTACGGGGCCGCGGGCCTGGGTCGGTGTTGGCGCTTGAGCGGGTGCTGGTCGCGGTGCGGCCTGCTCACGCAGGATCGGCGCCACAGCAGCCACAGGGGCAGCCGGCTTGCTGGCGAGCGGTGCAGCGGGAGCGGCCTCGGCAAGAAAGGGATCATCGCCGTCAATCTCAAAGCCACCCGACGGCGTTTCCGCTTGTGGGGGGGGCGAGAGCGGCGTGTCGAAATCGATATCCGGGTCCGATGGGGCCGGCCTGGCAGCCGCCTCTGTTGGCGTGTCGGTTTCGGCAGGTGTGCTGTCCGGCTTGCCGCGGCTTTCAATGGCTTCGAGGCGGTCGGCGAGGGCCGACATGGCGCGCTGGACCGGTGACAAGGCCTGCTCGGTTTCGGCCTTCACGGCGCTCATCCGGTCCTTGACGCCGGTCAGGGCCTCTTCAATCCGTTGCGCCGTGCGCTCTTCGGACTGGCGCAGGCGGTCATCCAGATTGTCTTCGCGGCCGGATTGCTCCAGCCGGTCCATCATCTGGGCCATACGGTCGGTGGCTGTCTCGACGACGGCGCTGGCGCGTTCTTCGGACTTGACGATGCGTTCGCCCAGGGCACGGCCGAGGCGGGTGACCTCTTCGCCCATGCGCTTCATGGAGTCCTTTTGTTCCTGACGGACTTCGTCCAGGCGGCGGTCGAGTTTCTGCTCGGACTGGGTTTCGCGCAGGGCAGCGCTCGAG
The window above is part of the Maricaulis maris MCS10 genome. Proteins encoded here:
- the pdeM gene encoding ligase-associated DNA damage response endonuclease PdeM yields the protein MRDTTETEALATCINTVQAIADPDGVLVLPEHGTLIVSDLHFEKGSSYGMRGQMLPPYDTRTTLRRLAAAIRRHSPDTVIALGDSFHDTLADRRMNGADAEQLAGLVAAVSRWVWIEGNHDPAPPPQFGGEVLHTLALGELVLRHEPTEGAAVGEVAGHLHPCAKVRGKGRAVRARCFATDGARLIMPAFGAYTGGLNICDPAFERCFGQVPDALVMGRSRVYPVGASSCVPDRR
- a CDS encoding DUF3429 domain-containing protein, coding for MTDSQPVPKTPLLLGLAGWIPFWLPVALTAQAAFSGRSAAAEAGLFVIYAAIILGFLGGVRWGRALSDEDSNALTFTLSITPSLAGLAATFLYWAGAPLTAFTLVFASLFMHWRWDIASTRRGILPAWYGRLRSVLTLGACTAALAMLALYPMTV
- a CDS encoding TIGR02186 family protein, translated to MLSGLILGLALQVQPQIANEAPGIVAALTHETVEIREDFAGMELVLYGATRGMTIQDEVVVVLRGPGRELRVMQKARSFGIWVNSAPREFEDIPSYYAIATSLPLSDIATPEQLAGSGIGLTATLVGNAGDAATIGETGQPDPYLAAIARSGLRANVYAEAQRGVEILDGGLFRATIALPPLTPVGNYVAEVYLFRDGRAIASRSTSLRVEKAGIERFVYETAHERPMLYGLFCVFIAMIAGYAANLAFSRR
- a CDS encoding sulfite exporter TauE/SafE family protein, which translates into the protein MQIYLPIAEISVNIFLLLGLGLGVGFLSGMFGVGGGFLMTPLLFFIGVPPAVAVSTEANQIVASSASGALAHWKRKTLDIKMGSLLLVGGSAGSIFGVQLFAFLRSLGQIDLIISLSYVSFLGIVGGLMFVESARSILKRNDPASARSRTGHRKRGWIDRLPFKMRFPASGLYISVIPPVLIGFFVGTLAAIMGVGGGFVMVPAMIYILRMPTNVVVGTSLFQILFVTALTTFLQATQNQTVDVVLAVLLIIGGVIGAQLGARAGRNVKAEELRALLAMMVLAVCFKLGWDLVAQPSDLFVVLPRGGEGH
- a CDS encoding peptidoglycan-binding protein, whose protein sequence is MTLGEWLNRVILEDNDPSSPQWDDALEAFPGFGGQSDLNEDEDRLLRAMVNRLSERVDSSEQMSARTLGGIDKAITQLAEKITKTGERTNAQLETARDSIARVKKAQDELGDRVRSIETTSGSGASPDTVKAVETTIMKLARRLYEHENDTAARVHEVGDDTKRMAESLESRLARLENRAEDFADINKRREDRTSETLNGLHTSTEMLKARIEGSERITNDAARLLETSFTRLDDRLRQLETRNSSDTVELERRFERLTDDVARTIAETRNQVSQALDKAAAEPRVDRLEDALAKALDRIDTAERRQGDNMSRLGEEITKLAGAIDRRLTESERRSSAALRETQSEQKLDRRLDEVRQEQKDSMKRMGEEVTRLGRALGERIVKSEERASAVVETATDRMAQMMDRLEQSGREDNLDDRLRQSEERTAQRIEEALTGVKDRMSAVKAETEQALSPVQRAMSALADRLEAIESRGKPDSTPAETDTPTEAAARPAPSDPDIDFDTPLSPPPQAETPSGGFEIDGDDPFLAEAAPAAPLASKPAAPVAAVAPILREQAAPRPAPAQAPTPTQARGPVHPPAQADRPQRMGATADADFLAAARERTRAGIPGQFTESAVHRTPQSGLGRTLLYALPVVALVMLSGAGALLIWEAWQGDGERVAAEAAAERSFIAQVEADLSGSGTAGAASAQPAGDPVDAASDTPAETLTAETRTADASPPAQTSRAPANQVADASGMSLPAAAATPQTEPAAAQARAPEAAPRTPAPDTAPPSTGPARMTLESAAAEGNPVARYQLGVRALDAGDAATAAILLRRAAEQGVPAAQYRFGKLLETGEGVEINLEDARRWTERAANAGHRRAMHNLGVMYYYGSGAAQNMETAARWFQEAALLGLRDSQFNLALLYETGDGVPLSLPDAFAWFSIAASDSDPTAGERAATLAEMIEPAALEAARSTAAGFNPRPIDAEANGIYSDLPWERVATTDMATVRRAQGFLSVLGYGPGPIDGEIGGRTRDAIMQFEADQGLPRTGRVDAVLVERLERAAAG